Proteins encoded together in one Drosophila suzukii unplaced genomic scaffold, CBGP_Dsuzu_IsoJpt1.0 scf_7, whole genome shotgun sequence window:
- the LOC139355064 gene encoding uncharacterized protein, with amino-acid sequence MKQTTTTNLNKVQRMVSLCISGALRTTPNEALNAILNLPSLDLAGMERAKIAAVRMRDLGQWKPQIYGHARILQQDTMIPPSTDLCKPIEYIHTPFEALLPTREDWEQGQPGPTEAVNFYTDGSKLNNQVGGGIYSEQLNIRKSFRLPDHCSVFQAEVFAIIEALMLLKDANCQNKLINIYSDSQAAIRSIISTNTNSHTVSNWLVGTHASRLGAPRNDFCRSCRDEEEEETVEHLFCSCPALSSSTLYHLGNPFMSSLSELANISLKRIIKFIKATGWELC; translated from the coding sequence ATGAAGCAGACAACCACAACAAACCTAAACAAGGTACAACGAATGGTATCCTTATGCATAAGCGGAGCCCTTCGCACCACCCCCAACGAGGCGCTAAATGCTATTCTGAACCTTCCAAGTCTGGACTTAGCCGGCATGGAACGAGCTAAGATAGCTGCGGTTCGGATGAGGGACTTAGGGCAGTGGAAACCCCAAATATACGGTCATGCCAGGATACTCCAGCAAGACACAATGATCCCACCCAGTACAGATCTATGCAAACCTATTGAATACATCCACACCCCCTTTGAAGCATTGCTCCCAACCAGAGAAGACTGGGAACAAGGCCAGCCGGGCCCTACAGAGGCAGTCAATttctacactgacggctcaaaattaaataatcaagtcggaggaggtatatactccgaacaacttaatatcaggaaatccttcagacttccggatcactgtagcgtcttccaggcggaagtatttgccataattgaagCTTTGATGCTTCTGAAAGATGCAAACTGTCAGAATAAACTGATTAACATCTATAGTGATAGTCAGGCGGCTATCAGGTCGATTATCTCGACAAATACAAACTCCCACACCGTATCAAACTGGTTGGttggcacacacgcaagcagattgggcgcgccccgaaacgatttctgcagaagctgcagggacgaggaggaggaggaaacGGTGGAACACCTGTTCTGTTCCTGCCCGGCCCTGAGCAGTTCTACACTGTACCACTTAGGGAATCCCTTCATGAGCAGTCTATCTGAACTGGCGAATATAAGCCTAAAACGAATAATAAAGTTCATTAAAGCAACCGGATGGGAATTATGCTAA